The Ruficoccus amylovorans genome has a segment encoding these proteins:
- a CDS encoding FtsW/RodA/SpoVE family cell cycle protein, with protein MTTLTEILKRLPLRRFVRISDEHRSDWVSPVCLLLLGMIGVFFIYSAQSYSGGSSWKMQIVWLVAGLGVYGVISLINYKFFLENAHLFYLLCVVLLVPLAIQALLIELGSQLDIRALKGFRLPFVKTQFGSTRWLDFGPFLLQPSETAKIGTLLMAASVLARSEIGTLKESIKVLLKVGFTFFIPVLLIFLEPDLGSSLVFPPMAFALLYVSNLSKKFFLTVFGVFLLATLVISVDVFRYKQFMESQELSFMDDKGAYEDHSIIPLRDYQRNRILAFAAPQVVDPKGNGVAWNLNQSLIGVSSGGLSGKGLGEGTQAKLGYLPPTVAPNDFIFSVLAEESGFLGSMVVIILFAILVCNGIRIAGIARDRFGMLLAVGVSIIFMVHIFVNIGMTIGLMPITGLPLPFLSYGGSFVLSCCVLQGFVQSVYRFRKDFS; from the coding sequence ATGACCACGCTCACCGAAATCCTCAAGCGCCTGCCGCTGCGCCGGTTCGTCCGGATCAGCGACGAGCACCGCAGCGACTGGGTTTCGCCGGTGTGCCTGCTGCTGCTGGGGATGATCGGGGTGTTCTTCATCTACTCGGCACAGAGTTACAGCGGTGGCAGTTCGTGGAAGATGCAGATCGTCTGGCTGGTGGCGGGACTTGGCGTCTATGGGGTGATCTCCCTGATCAATTACAAATTTTTCCTCGAAAACGCGCACCTGTTTTACCTCCTGTGCGTGGTGCTGCTGGTGCCCCTGGCGATCCAGGCCCTGCTGATCGAGCTGGGATCGCAGCTCGACATCCGCGCACTGAAGGGCTTCCGGCTGCCCTTTGTGAAGACGCAGTTCGGCTCGACCCGGTGGCTGGACTTCGGGCCGTTCCTGCTCCAACCCTCCGAAACGGCCAAGATCGGCACCCTCCTGATGGCCGCCAGCGTGCTGGCCCGCTCCGAGATCGGCACCCTCAAAGAATCCATAAAGGTCTTGCTAAAAGTGGGTTTTACATTTTTTATCCCGGTGTTACTGATTTTTCTGGAGCCGGATCTGGGCTCCTCGTTGGTCTTCCCACCCATGGCCTTCGCTCTCCTTTACGTTTCCAATCTCTCCAAGAAGTTTTTCCTGACCGTTTTTGGGGTTTTTCTGCTAGCCACCCTGGTAATCAGTGTGGACGTGTTTCGTTATAAGCAGTTTATGGAAAGCCAGGAGTTGTCGTTCATGGACGACAAGGGGGCCTACGAGGACCACTCCATCATCCCGCTCCGGGACTACCAGCGCAACCGCATCCTGGCTTTTGCCGCCCCGCAGGTCGTGGACCCCAAGGGCAACGGCGTGGCCTGGAACCTGAACCAGTCGCTCATCGGCGTATCCAGCGGCGGGCTTTCCGGTAAAGGTCTCGGCGAAGGCACCCAGGCCAAACTGGGCTACCTGCCGCCGACGGTCGCGCCCAACGACTTCATTTTCTCCGTCCTGGCCGAGGAATCCGGTTTCCTCGGCTCGATGGTTGTCATCATCCTTTTTGCCATCCTGGTGTGCAACGGTATCCGCATCGCGGGTATCGCGCGCGACCGGTTCGGCATGTTGCTGGCCGTCGGCGTCAGCATTATTTTCATGGTCCACATCTTCGTAAATATTGGCATGACGATAGGCCTGATGCCGATTACAGGCCTTCCCCTGCCCTTCCTTAGTTATGGTGGCTCCTTTGTTTTAAGCTGTTGTGTCCTCCAAGGTTTTGTCCAAAGCGTTTACCGCTTCCGCAAAGACTTCTCATGA
- a CDS encoding sulfatase-like hydrolase/transferase: protein MNPIKTVKASSFARRDFLKSLAAGSAALMAHRIGLAAPSSPASSGKPNILVIMSDEYNGDILSAAGNPVVKTPNLDALARNGVLFENAYCNSPLCVPSRLSFTSGKYISRTGAWNNSSWLPSDDYPSLPRLLDEAGYETVLCGKMHYDTTRRYGFEKDIGPGNESNKDGKDRRCNPAKLDEVKRYSKRFDEFRVGNEEDNGGMRFDKRVTRAATRYLENRKGADKPFFMLVGFLAPHYPLIIPEQYWKPYEGKVPMPEIPEGYLEALPTNYQVMRNMFKLEGVPDDLVKKGRELYYGYVTWHDKQVGKVLDALRKNDELNNTVIIYTSDHGENMGEHGLWWKNSGYDSSTRVPLIISWPERWRGDQRRLEACSLVDVVQTIAELAGVEPPSDWDGDSLVDWLDNPQAPWKDMAVSQYYAHCIASGINMIRMGKYKYVYHNTADADHPAEEELYDLSTDPQELNNLAGLPQYKQIKEDMFAALVEEVGENPEVTEMRCREEIAVGYNRNV from the coding sequence ATGAACCCCATCAAGACCGTTAAAGCCTCCTCATTTGCCCGGCGCGACTTCTTGAAGTCGCTTGCTGCCGGCTCAGCAGCACTGATGGCCCATCGCATCGGCTTGGCCGCCCCCTCATCACCAGCGTCCTCAGGTAAGCCCAATATCCTCGTCATTATGTCGGACGAATACAATGGCGACATCCTGAGCGCTGCCGGGAATCCGGTTGTCAAAACACCAAATCTCGATGCGCTGGCTCGAAACGGGGTGCTCTTTGAGAATGCGTACTGCAATTCCCCTCTGTGCGTGCCCAGTCGTCTTTCCTTTACCTCGGGCAAGTACATCTCCCGCACCGGGGCATGGAATAATTCTTCATGGCTACCTTCGGACGATTATCCCTCACTGCCTCGCCTGCTGGATGAGGCTGGTTACGAGACTGTGCTGTGCGGGAAGATGCACTATGACACGACTCGCCGTTACGGTTTCGAAAAAGATATCGGGCCGGGCAATGAATCCAACAAGGACGGTAAAGACCGGCGTTGTAACCCCGCGAAACTCGATGAAGTAAAACGCTACTCCAAGCGGTTTGACGAATTCCGAGTCGGCAACGAAGAGGATAATGGAGGTATGCGCTTCGACAAGCGTGTGACCAGAGCCGCTACCAGGTATCTGGAAAACCGCAAAGGTGCTGATAAGCCGTTTTTCATGCTAGTGGGGTTTCTTGCTCCCCACTATCCCTTGATCATTCCCGAACAGTATTGGAAGCCCTACGAGGGGAAGGTCCCCATGCCGGAAATACCTGAGGGGTACCTGGAGGCTCTGCCGACAAATTACCAGGTCATGCGGAATATGTTCAAGCTTGAGGGAGTGCCGGATGATCTGGTGAAAAAAGGCCGTGAATTATACTATGGTTATGTGACCTGGCATGACAAACAGGTCGGTAAAGTGCTCGATGCGTTGCGCAAGAACGATGAACTGAATAATACCGTAATCATCTACACCAGCGATCATGGCGAGAATATGGGAGAGCATGGCCTGTGGTGGAAGAATTCCGGCTACGATTCCTCTACGCGCGTTCCGTTGATTATCAGTTGGCCGGAGCGTTGGCGTGGAGACCAGCGCAGGCTTGAAGCGTGTTCGCTGGTCGATGTGGTGCAGACGATTGCCGAGCTGGCCGGAGTCGAGCCTCCCTCCGACTGGGACGGTGACAGCCTGGTGGACTGGCTCGATAATCCACAGGCCCCCTGGAAAGATATGGCAGTCAGCCAATACTACGCCCACTGTATCGCCAGCGGCATCAACATGATCCGTATGGGCAAATACAAGTACGTCTATCACAATACGGCCGATGCCGATCACCCTGCCGAGGAAGAGCTCTACGACCTGAGCACGGATCCGCAGGAACTGAATAACCTCGCCGGGCTACCCCAGTATAAACAGATCAAGGAGGACATGTTCGCTGCTTTGGTTGAGGAAGTCGGAGAAAACCCGGAAGTAACCGAGATGCGGTGCCGAGAGGAAATCGCAGTGGGCTATAATCGGAATGTCTGA
- a CDS encoding GNAT family N-acetyltransferase encodes MIETERLVLRPFAPVDAAEVARLAGAEEVAETTLNVPYPYTLEMARDWIARHEPEFRAGNSLCLALTLKAASDEKSQKLPEATENEVPGAHGSAIIGAISVGRRAGGASAELGYWLGVAYWKHGYMTEAVRAFLPCVFECWTVEKITSHHLARNPASGRVMIKAGMTRVEARSVPWKSGRTEEAVFYVLPREVVSITGKK; translated from the coding sequence GTGATTGAAACAGAAAGGCTTGTCCTGCGTCCCTTTGCCCCGGTGGATGCGGCGGAGGTCGCGCGGTTGGCGGGGGCGGAGGAAGTGGCGGAAACGACCTTGAACGTCCCGTACCCCTACACGCTGGAGATGGCGCGGGACTGGATCGCGCGCCATGAGCCGGAGTTCCGCGCGGGTAACAGCCTTTGTCTGGCTCTGACCCTCAAGGCCGCCTCTGACGAGAAGAGCCAGAAGCTGCCAGAGGCGACGGAAAACGAGGTTCCGGGGGCGCATGGAAGCGCGATTATCGGGGCGATCAGCGTTGGCCGGAGGGCTGGGGGAGCCAGCGCCGAGCTGGGGTATTGGCTGGGCGTGGCGTATTGGAAACACGGATACATGACCGAGGCCGTGCGGGCTTTTCTGCCCTGCGTTTTTGAGTGCTGGACGGTGGAAAAAATCACCAGCCACCATCTCGCACGTAATCCCGCCTCGGGACGGGTGATGATAAAAGCCGGTATGACTCGGGTGGAGGCGCGCTCCGTGCCGTGGAAGTCCGGGCGAACCGAGGAGGCCGTTTTCTACGTCCTGCCCCGCGAAGTGGTTTCGATTACGGGCAAAAAGTGA
- a CDS encoding glycosyltransferase family 4 protein: MSPTNLPAPTAPENRAMPRIYLLHKSLGLGGAELALLQIARAYREKGCPVTWIYDRDGHLGPRVAEATGTAPVHLRLPFPRSPLSLRHLPGFVLKMRAILNQSPRPALLVAGDFLTLPAALWARRKQDKVVGLWQGEYRFSDDSCLRKWVRHGALRADRLLASEPVLAHLTAQGPLAVPLRPLNPCVETGAFLGLRDSPLREQVRQEWGVEKNERVALCVGRIGEGKGQPWLLRKFIETPDLRRDWRLFFVGPADPKETPSWEKLVAQAGNGCRWLGPSDDVARLMAGANCLLFPGTVNESFGMTMLEAALTRLPMLCYPVGALPHLFGDDFRGFVRPTGDQDAFIDAWRHIDQRPAEPDGFADALHQRFNKGRWQENLAEVLQLLA; the protein is encoded by the coding sequence ATGTCTCCGACGAATCTCCCCGCCCCCACCGCACCGGAGAACCGTGCGATGCCGCGCATCTACCTGCTCCACAAATCCCTCGGTCTGGGTGGAGCCGAACTCGCCCTGCTCCAGATCGCCCGCGCCTACCGAGAAAAGGGCTGCCCCGTGACCTGGATTTACGACCGCGACGGGCACCTTGGCCCGCGCGTCGCCGAGGCCACCGGCACCGCACCCGTCCATTTGCGCCTCCCCTTCCCCCGCAGCCCGTTGTCGCTGCGCCATTTACCGGGATTCGTTTTAAAGATGCGGGCCATACTCAATCAGAGTCCCCGCCCGGCATTGCTTGTTGCCGGAGACTTTCTCACCCTGCCCGCCGCGCTCTGGGCGCGGCGCAAACAGGACAAGGTCGTCGGGCTCTGGCAGGGCGAATACCGCTTCAGCGACGACTCCTGCCTGCGCAAGTGGGTCCGCCACGGGGCGCTCCGCGCCGACCGCCTGCTGGCCAGCGAACCGGTCCTGGCCCACCTGACCGCGCAAGGCCCGCTCGCCGTCCCGCTGCGCCCACTCAACCCGTGCGTCGAGACCGGAGCCTTTCTCGGGCTTCGCGACTCGCCCTTGCGCGAGCAGGTCCGCCAGGAGTGGGGCGTCGAGAAGAACGAGCGCGTCGCGCTCTGCGTGGGCCGCATCGGCGAGGGCAAAGGCCAGCCCTGGCTGCTGCGCAAGTTCATTGAAACACCCGATTTGCGCCGTGACTGGCGGTTGTTTTTCGTCGGCCCCGCCGATCCCAAAGAAACGCCCTCCTGGGAAAAGCTCGTCGCCCAGGCCGGAAACGGTTGCCGCTGGCTCGGCCCCAGCGACGATGTTGCCCGGCTGATGGCCGGGGCGAATTGCCTGTTGTTTCCCGGCACGGTCAACGAAAGCTTCGGGATGACCATGCTGGAGGCCGCTCTGACCCGCCTGCCCATGCTCTGCTACCCTGTCGGTGCCCTCCCCCATCTTTTCGGTGATGACTTCCGGGGCTTCGTACGTCCCACCGGCGATCAGGACGCCTTTATTGACGCCTGGCGCCACATCGACCAGCGCCCGGCCGAACCGGACGGCTTCGCCGACGCGCTCCACCAACGCTTTAATAAAGGCCGCTGGCAGGAAAACCTTGCCGAAGTGCTCCAGCTGCTCGCATAA
- the rny gene encoding ribonuclease Y: MFSWEIFIALFVGALVAMAFDWIVAKRWLGAVREKARDIVEHARKEAELSAREIRNNSQLQFEKERVERETVLQERRQKIQREEEELQERRREVDRMRQRLSHKEAEIEKIRIEAREEQTRYETMADNYQTLLKRIADISNEEARELLREEARAQSADEIRQIKREMILRNEEEARDEGTRILVDVMQRMTSTPSHELSATIVDIPNEEMKGRIIGREGRNIKAFERATGVTLMIDETPGSILVSSFDPVRREVARLALEHLIRDGRIHPVSIEETVERVEHEMADHVIQLGEDALVRLRMGGVHPEIVRLLGKLNYRLSNNQNTLEHSVEVAFLCSLLASELGLDPDIAKRCGLFHDLGKAIDHEYEGSHASSASRLLQRHGEDPVVVNAVACSHDEVDATSVYAGLLKVADSLSATRPGVRTDSMDGYVQRVKSLEDMALSFDGVAEAYAVQAGREIRIIVNPDQVDDVEARSLVRRIRQQVEDDLQYPGSIKITLVREQRFTETAK, translated from the coding sequence ATGTTCTCGTGGGAGATTTTTATCGCTCTGTTTGTCGGGGCACTTGTCGCTATGGCGTTCGACTGGATTGTCGCCAAACGCTGGCTCGGCGCAGTACGTGAAAAGGCTCGGGACATCGTCGAACACGCCCGCAAGGAGGCGGAGCTGAGTGCCCGCGAAATCCGTAACAACTCTCAGCTCCAGTTCGAGAAAGAGCGCGTCGAGCGTGAAACCGTGCTCCAGGAGCGCCGCCAGAAAATCCAGCGAGAGGAGGAGGAACTTCAGGAACGCCGCCGCGAGGTGGACCGCATGCGCCAGCGGCTCAGTCACAAGGAGGCCGAAATCGAGAAAATCCGCATCGAGGCCAGGGAGGAGCAGACCCGCTACGAGACGATGGCGGATAATTACCAGACCCTGCTCAAGCGTATTGCCGATATTTCCAACGAGGAAGCCCGTGAACTGCTCCGCGAGGAGGCCCGCGCCCAGTCGGCCGACGAGATCCGCCAGATCAAGCGCGAGATGATCCTCCGCAACGAGGAGGAAGCCCGCGACGAGGGCACCCGTATCCTGGTCGATGTCATGCAGCGCATGACCAGCACCCCGTCGCACGAGTTGAGCGCGACCATTGTGGACATTCCCAATGAGGAGATGAAGGGCCGCATCATCGGTCGCGAGGGTCGTAACATCAAGGCCTTCGAGCGCGCCACCGGCGTCACTCTGATGATTGACGAGACGCCCGGCTCGATCCTCGTCTCGTCTTTCGACCCGGTGCGCCGCGAAGTTGCCCGCCTGGCCCTGGAGCACCTGATCCGCGACGGGCGCATCCATCCGGTTTCCATCGAGGAGACGGTTGAGCGGGTCGAGCACGAGATGGCCGACCACGTGATCCAGCTCGGTGAGGATGCCCTGGTCAGGCTGCGTATGGGAGGCGTGCACCCGGAGATCGTCCGCCTGCTGGGCAAGCTCAACTACCGGCTTTCCAACAACCAGAACACGCTCGAACACTCCGTCGAGGTGGCTTTCCTGTGCTCGTTGCTGGCCTCTGAACTCGGGCTTGACCCGGACATTGCCAAGCGTTGCGGCCTTTTTCACGACCTTGGCAAAGCCATCGACCACGAGTACGAGGGCAGTCATGCCTCGTCGGCCTCGCGTCTGCTCCAGCGTCACGGCGAAGACCCGGTCGTGGTCAACGCGGTGGCCTGCTCCCACGACGAAGTCGATGCGACCAGCGTTTACGCCGGCCTGCTCAAGGTCGCCGATTCGCTTTCGGCCACCCGGCCCGGCGTGCGGACGGATTCGATGGACGGCTACGTCCAGCGCGTGAAAAGCCTGGAAGATATGGCCCTGTCCTTCGACGGCGTGGCGGAGGCCTACGCGGTCCAGGCCGGGCGCGAAATTCGCATCATTGTTAATCCTGACCAGGTGGACGATGTCGAAGCCCGCTCGCTGGTGCGCCGCATTCGTCAGCAGGTCGAGGACGACCTGCAATACCCCGGTTCGATCAAGATCACGCTCGTGCGCGAGCAGCGCTTCACCGAGACGGCCAAGTAG
- a CDS encoding lipid-binding SYLF domain-containing protein, whose amino-acid sequence MKNLRTSFFFALSLFAATAAVRADQSLSDLNGLINSAKGWLLDYQSNPKKAIPTDVFEKARGIFFYQVVGGSFIIGAQGGEGFAMIREEGGDWSPPVFFNVGSGSFGAQIGGGQTTVLMFLMNDEGLDILKKDQTTWSGTAKAIGGPSSASASSDWSGDATSKQNSKYGAADIFYYVTASGLEASAAVKGTESNYDQAATDLYYNKSGLTREAVFGHAVKMPENAGSFVALLNRFAAGQ is encoded by the coding sequence ATGAAAAATCTCCGTACTTCATTTTTCTTTGCTCTCAGTCTTTTCGCCGCCACGGCGGCTGTCCGCGCGGACCAAAGCCTCAGCGACCTCAACGGCCTCATCAACAGCGCCAAGGGCTGGCTGCTCGACTACCAGTCGAACCCGAAAAAGGCTATACCGACCGATGTCTTTGAAAAGGCGCGGGGCATCTTTTTCTATCAGGTGGTGGGGGGCAGCTTCATCATCGGAGCGCAAGGCGGTGAGGGCTTCGCCATGATCCGCGAGGAGGGGGGCGATTGGTCCCCGCCGGTATTTTTCAATGTCGGCTCGGGCAGCTTCGGAGCCCAGATCGGCGGCGGGCAGACGACCGTGCTCATGTTTCTGATGAACGATGAGGGCCTGGACATCCTGAAGAAGGACCAGACGACCTGGAGCGGCACGGCCAAGGCGATCGGCGGCCCCAGCTCGGCCTCGGCCTCGTCCGACTGGTCGGGTGATGCGACCTCGAAGCAGAACAGCAAGTACGGCGCGGCGGACATTTTCTACTACGTGACCGCCTCCGGGCTCGAAGCCTCCGCCGCGGTCAAGGGTACCGAGTCCAACTACGACCAGGCCGCCACCGACCTGTATTACAACAAAAGCGGCCTGACCCGTGAGGCCGTCTTCGGCCACGCGGTGAAAATGCCCGAAAACGCGGGTTCGTTTGTCGCCCTGCTGAACCGCTTCGCCGCCGGTCAGTGA
- a CDS encoding glycosyltransferase family 10 domain-containing protein, with amino-acid sequence MSKPKLKLDFCDFNGVDKLNNPFTRLLSQRYEIEISDRPDLLIFQEGGHMNRLYTCKKLFWTGESVLPDWDRTDYAMTCHYLDDARHLRMPFYVWGSAAPAEDLVRRDDEDIAALMRSKTRFCSFLVTNSNRRRTGPRIDFFEKLTAHRQVDSGGPYRNNIGRVIPRGGEFKREFNAPCKFHLCWENKSLPGYTTEKLVDAMWARCIPIYWGSPRVAEEFNPKSFLDRSQFASDEAMIERILEIDADNAQWEAMLREPCFNDNTPNQYYSDSYALDFLQRVIDDPAPPVSRRRKFFRLGRWKLAKRQHFY; translated from the coding sequence ATGTCCAAGCCCAAGCTCAAACTCGATTTCTGCGACTTCAACGGCGTTGACAAGCTCAACAACCCGTTCACGCGGCTACTTTCCCAGCGCTACGAGATCGAGATTTCCGACCGGCCCGATCTGCTCATTTTCCAGGAAGGCGGGCACATGAACCGGCTCTACACCTGCAAGAAGCTCTTCTGGACCGGCGAATCCGTCCTGCCCGACTGGGACCGCACGGACTACGCCATGACCTGCCACTACCTCGATGACGCCCGGCACCTGCGTATGCCTTTCTACGTCTGGGGATCTGCCGCGCCCGCCGAAGACCTCGTCCGCCGCGACGACGAGGACATCGCCGCCCTCATGCGCAGCAAGACCCGCTTTTGCTCCTTCCTCGTCACCAACAGCAACCGCCGCCGTACCGGCCCCCGGATCGACTTCTTTGAAAAACTGACCGCCCACCGCCAGGTCGATTCCGGCGGCCCCTACCGCAACAACATCGGGCGCGTCATCCCGCGCGGCGGCGAATTCAAACGCGAGTTCAACGCCCCCTGCAAATTTCATCTGTGCTGGGAAAACAAGTCCCTGCCCGGCTACACCACCGAAAAGCTGGTTGACGCCATGTGGGCCCGCTGCATCCCCATCTACTGGGGCAGCCCGCGCGTGGCCGAGGAGTTCAACCCGAAAAGCTTCCTCGACCGTAGCCAGTTCGCCTCCGACGAGGCCATGATCGAGCGCATCCTCGAAATCGACGCCGACAACGCCCAGTGGGAAGCCATGCTGCGCGAACCCTGCTTCAACGACAACACTCCCAACCAGTACTATAGCGACTCGTACGCCCTGGACTTTCTCCAGCGCGTCATTGACGACCCGGCCCCGCCCGTCTCCCGACGTCGCAAGTTCTTCCGCCTCGGCCGCTGGAAACTCGCCAAGCGCCAGCACTTCTATTAG
- a CDS encoding sodium:solute symporter family transporter: MNVLEVALFLTAVIGVIALGIWMSRDEDLDGDKGASDYFLAGRGLSWWLVGFSLIAANISTEQFVGMSGSAADWLGMAIASYEWMAAVTLVLVGFWFLPKFLKAGLYTIPEFLQYRFDGVARLAMAIPAIVTLVFVATSSVIFSGAKFVSEYYNTVPVLNNLTAMCWLIAFFAAVYVFIGGLKACAWTDLVWGGALILGGAIVMVLAFEHLANKPAEELIQTKVANSNATVEQLEAAGAWERFMLLNDGVEGEAVVRNGENGSGGKVHMVRPKEDTDLPWTALLIGLWIPNFFYWGLNQYIVQRTLGSKSLAEGQKGIVFAAFLKLLVPFLVVIPGVLAYNLFSGDLFNAQTGNYDYDRAFPVLVRNLVKPYPMISWFVLAALCGAVISSLASMLNSASTLATMDLYAKFTKQEDSAKLVRVGRFFVVLFVILAGLVAPKLDNFSSIFAYIQEFQGFISPGILAVFIFGFFSPRTPRYFGAVGIGLNVVAYGSFKWLIGPWMVARGWWYADQMAFLDRMAICFFIVILAGLLLTVFRPMRTPIEMPVNHQISLESSKGAKFLGGCVILATIALYVVFW; this comes from the coding sequence ATGAATGTACTGGAAGTTGCTTTGTTTCTCACAGCGGTGATTGGTGTCATCGCACTTGGTATTTGGATGAGTCGGGATGAGGATCTCGATGGCGACAAGGGGGCTTCAGATTATTTCCTGGCCGGGCGCGGATTGTCCTGGTGGCTGGTGGGATTTTCGCTCATTGCGGCGAACATCTCGACGGAGCAGTTCGTGGGGATGTCGGGGTCAGCAGCTGACTGGTTGGGCATGGCGATCGCCTCTTATGAATGGATGGCGGCGGTGACGCTCGTTTTAGTTGGCTTTTGGTTTTTGCCAAAATTCCTCAAAGCGGGGCTTTATACCATTCCGGAATTTTTGCAGTATCGTTTCGATGGGGTGGCGCGGTTGGCGATGGCGATCCCGGCTATCGTGACACTGGTTTTTGTCGCCACCTCTTCGGTTATTTTCTCCGGGGCGAAGTTTGTTTCGGAGTATTATAATACGGTCCCCGTGCTGAATAACCTGACGGCTATGTGCTGGCTGATTGCGTTTTTCGCGGCCGTGTATGTCTTTATTGGTGGCCTGAAGGCTTGTGCGTGGACGGATCTGGTCTGGGGTGGCGCGTTAATCCTGGGAGGAGCCATCGTGATGGTGCTCGCCTTTGAGCATTTGGCGAACAAACCGGCCGAAGAGCTTATCCAGACGAAAGTGGCTAACTCTAACGCGACAGTCGAGCAGTTGGAGGCCGCAGGGGCGTGGGAACGCTTTATGCTGCTGAATGACGGTGTCGAGGGAGAGGCTGTCGTACGCAACGGTGAAAATGGCAGTGGCGGAAAAGTACACATGGTGCGTCCGAAGGAAGACACGGACTTGCCCTGGACCGCTTTGCTGATCGGTCTGTGGATCCCGAATTTCTTCTATTGGGGCCTGAATCAATACATTGTCCAGCGGACGCTTGGCTCGAAGTCGCTCGCCGAAGGGCAGAAGGGGATCGTTTTTGCGGCATTTCTGAAGCTGTTGGTTCCATTTCTCGTGGTCATTCCGGGGGTGTTGGCGTACAATCTTTTCAGTGGTGATTTGTTCAACGCGCAAACCGGGAACTATGATTACGACAGGGCGTTCCCGGTCCTGGTACGGAACCTGGTCAAGCCGTACCCGATGATCTCGTGGTTTGTGTTGGCGGCCCTGTGCGGTGCGGTGATCAGTTCGCTGGCCTCCATGCTCAACTCGGCCTCAACTCTGGCCACGATGGATCTATATGCAAAGTTCACCAAGCAAGAAGACTCCGCCAAACTGGTTCGGGTTGGCCGCTTTTTCGTGGTTTTGTTTGTGATCCTGGCCGGGCTGGTTGCCCCGAAGCTGGATAACTTCAGCAGTATCTTCGCCTACATTCAGGAGTTTCAGGGCTTTATCTCGCCGGGGATTCTGGCGGTGTTTATCTTTGGCTTTTTCTCTCCTCGCACTCCCCGTTATTTCGGTGCCGTCGGCATTGGCTTGAACGTCGTTGCCTACGGCTCATTCAAATGGCTGATTGGCCCGTGGATGGTTGCACGTGGTTGGTGGTACGCTGACCAGATGGCCTTCCTTGACCGGATGGCGATTTGTTTCTTCATTGTGATTCTGGCTGGGCTCTTGCTCACTGTTTTCAGACCGATGAGGACGCCGATTGAGATGCCGGTTAATCACCAGATCAGCCTGGAATCCTCCAAGGGCGCTAAATTCCTCGGCGGATGCGTCATTCTTGCGACTATCGCTTTATACGTGGTCTTCTGGTAA